From the Scylla paramamosain isolate STU-SP2022 chromosome 15, ASM3559412v1, whole genome shotgun sequence genome, one window contains:
- the LOC135107757 gene encoding uncharacterized protein LOC135107757: protein MAAKEITLADVMSALKAQGEVQHAELQAVTSSVDRVFKEVMGLVKEECSRVKDEVLSEVFTKDQVKGEVEKAASELRRYVDEVVAAQAPPVLSQHKGTLFRSSGRASETEGGSDEEEEDNSCHGSLNSLSPLAKVIPSPLRSPVNVLSPPPSPLASVKSYPSAASSTSRRLKDGTRRRPQEFDGTVSWEAYKTQFELLASARQWSHLEMAMQLVWALKGPALEVLNQLPAAQRCSYSKVTATLERRYGYQHQTEVFRTRFRARLRGPGETLTRLAQDLEVLVRRAYPEASEEMITILLRDQFVDAIDNQQLRIYIQQAHPKDLQEALARGLEMESFLRTTRERPSGNYVPQRVKAKKGAVQKAYSSPSPPLGEFRGKCYSCGQQGHTKRYCPQGSSSGKAVNGRAGQYQYKPCCWNCGQGHKMAECALISPRDSKEAGGNGKQGGWGKRKEAGGRGRAPAREPETPVRLSCRAEGARTVQVGGQVDGKSCCLTVDSGAERTFVQDGVVATGQPPVAQQQLCGITGHCTQLRGPVHARIAVGSTEEHLPVFVADVGENLLGLEYLKQSRAVLDFGEMTMSVRGSVVPLQEGGVDAEECEASIETHRAHTASLPEASHRCRLSKEQKEESQGSEECEGVQTTMDPEGHCEDMQGSSTGVPPHLQDLLQRSLACLSGEQVDEVKEVLTLYADVFSQGDNDLGRTSLVKHRIHTGDSRPVKLPPRRIAPARRLEVEKAVEELRAQGIIEKSASPWSAAVVLVKKKDGSTRCCVDYRGLNAVTTKDSYPLPRVDDTLDALTGAQWFSTLDLKSGYHQVEVAEEDREKTAFSYGQGLYQFKVMSFGLVNAPATFERRMERVLDGLLWKSALVYLDDVLVYGNSFKGALERLKTVLDRFRGANVKLSPKKCSLFQREVTFLGHIVSSEGVKTDPGKVESVKEWPVPRSVTEVRGFLGLCTYYRRFVKGFAQIAVPLHHLTRKGACFHWSEDCQRAFETLKEALANAPVLPYPDPMKPYVLDCDASAEGVGAVLSQEKDGQEWVVSYFSRKFSAPERNYCVTRKELLAVILAIDHFHPYLYGARFKIRTDHAALRWLKTLRNPEGQLARWIGKLEQHDYNIEYRPGKNAAGLVSDTEWGEDLKQAQRQDADIGPIVTLREEGEEKPPWESVAPLSPAAKALWQQWAVLRVSDGVLQWRWESCDGGVAFWQTIVPVNMREALVREAHGGNASGHFGVRKTLGRLKQRVYWVGMRKDVSEWCKVCDVCCGKMGPGRKTVAPLQVYQVGAPMERVAVDILGPFPQTLRGNRFVCVTMDYFTKWPEAYPLPNHEAATVAGVLVDEFFARFGVPHELHSDQGREFESAVFRECCQLLGVKKTRTTPLRPQSDGMVERYNRTLGQELAKYCQEGQEDWDLKIPLLLLAYRSAVHEVTGYTPARLMCGRELRLPVDLVTGRPPDEDLPTTITQYATALQDRLREVHHQVRGNLKVSGEAMKDRYDRRATAPPFSEGDQVWLHNPRRKKGLFPKLQSPWEGPYVVEKVISDVTFRIRQGPRKRALVVHADRLWGYHGPGSFSWGERAALLTSDEEEDKDKGLGDDEPLVMEDDGDLDLREPEPLVMEEGGADELCPLEGALADVDAGPVVGRPRRERHPPKWSEDYVLC from the exons ATGGCGGCGAAAGAAATCACACTAGCGGATGTTATGAGTGCCCTGAAGGCGCAGGGAGAGGTACAGCATGCTGAGTTGCAAGCGGTGACGAGCAGTGTAGACCGTGTATTTAAGGAGGTTATGGGGCTCGTGAAGGAGGAGTGTTCACGGGTTAAAGACGAGGTGTTAAGTGAAGTGTTCACCAAGgatcaggtgaagggagaggtggaaaaagcGGCCAGTGAACTGAGGAGATATGTGGATGAGGTTGTGGCGGCACAGGCGCCTCCTGTACTCTCTCAGCATAAAGGCACGCTGTTCCGGTCAAGTGGGCGTGCTAGTGAGACTGAGGGGGggagtgacgaagaggaggaggataatagttgTCACGGAAGCCTAAACAGCCTTTCTCCATTGGCCAAGGTGATACCGTCTCCCCTACGCTCTCCTGTAAACGtcttatcacctccaccatccccgCTAGCCTCAGTAAAGTCGTACCCCTCTGCTGCCAGCTCCACGTCACGGAGGCTGAAGGACGGGACGAGGCGCCGGCCACAGGAGTTCGATGGAACAGTGTCTTGGGAAGCGTATAAGACACAGTTCGAGCTCTTGGCCAGCGCCCGCCAGTGGAGTCACCTTGAGATGGCCATGCAGCTGGTGTGGGCACTCAAAGGACCGGCATTAGAAGTCTTGAACCAGCTGCCAGCTGCCCAGCGGTGCTCGTATAGTaaagtgacggcgacactggagAGGAGGTACGGGTACCAGCACCAAACCGAGGTGTTCAGGACAAGGTTCCGGGCCAGGTTACGAGGCCCGGGGGAGACCCTGACACGCCTGGCGCAGGATTTGGAGGTGCTGGTGCGGCGTGCGTACCCGGAGGCCAGTGAGGAGATGATCACCATTCTCCTGCGGGATCAGTTCGTTGATGCCATCGATAACCAACAACTGAGGATATACATCCAGCAGGCACACCCCAAGGACCTTCAGGAGGCCCTGGCGAGGGGCCTGGAGATGGAGTCATTTCTCCGGACGACGCGGGAGCGACCCAGCGGGAATTATGTCCCGCAgagagtgaaggcaaagaaaggggCCGTGCAGAAGGCCTACTCTAGCCCTTCACCGCCCCTAGGTGAGTTCAGGGGTAAGTGCTACTCTTGCGGGCAGCAGGGGCACACCAAGAGGTACTGCCCGCAGGGATCGAGTAGCGGAAAGGCTGTCAACGGCAGAGCAGGGCAGTACCAGTACAAACCCTGTTGTTGGAACTGCGGTCAGGGGCACAAGATGGCAGAGTGTGCCCTCATCTCTCCCCGGGATAGCAAGGAGGCTGGGGGAAAcggaaag CAAGGAGGCTGGGGGAAACGGAAAGAGGCTGGTGGAAGGGGTCGAGCGCCAGCCAGAGAGCCAGAGACCCCAGTCCGCCTAAGTTGCCGCGCCGAGGGTGCCCGGACAGTGCAGGTGGGCGGGCAAGTGGATGGCAAATCTTGCTGCCTCACTGTGGACTCGGGCGCGGAACGTACCTTCGTGCAGGACGGGGTGGTGGCAACTGGACAGCCCCCGGTGGCCCAGCAACAACTGTGTGGTATTACAGGGCACTGCACACAGCTGAGGGGACCAGTGCATGCCAGGATTGCGGTTGGCAGCACGGAGGAGCATCTTCCCGTCTTTGTAGCGGACGTCGGGGAGAACTTGCTCGGCCTAGAGTACCTGAAGCAGAGCAGGGCGGTGCTGGACTTCGGGGAAATGACTATGTCGGTCAGAGGTAGTGTGGTGCCGCTACAGGAGGGCGGTGTTGACGCAGAGGAGTGTGAAGCTTCAATTGAAACTCACCGAGCCCATACTGCGTCCCTACCCGAAGCTAGCCACCGCTGCCGtctcagtaaggaacagaaggaggaaagtcaaGGGTCGGAAGAGTGTGAAGGTGTACAGACAACTATGGACCCGGAAGGTCATTGTGAGGACATGCAGGGGAGTAGCACTGGGGTTCCACCTCATCTGCAGGATCTATTGCAGAGGAGTTTGGCATGCCTGTCTGGGGAACAGGTggacgaggtgaaggaagtgctgaCTCTGTATGCAGATGTCTTCTCGCAGGGAGATAATGACCTGGGCCGGACCAGTCTGGTTAAACACCGCATTCACACAGGGGATAGTCGGCCGGTTAAGTTGCCGCCCCGCCGGATTGCGCCTGCTCGTCGGCTGGAAGTGGAAAAAGCCGTGGAGGAGTTGCGCGCGCAAGGGATAATCGAAAAGTCGGCTAGTCCCTGGAGTGCTGCTGTTGTCCTcgttaagaagaaggatgggtcTACCAGGTGTTGTGTGGACTATCGGGGCCTTAACGCCGTGACGACAAAGGACTCTTACCCTCTACCGAGGGTGGATGACACGCTTGACGCGCTCACGGGGGCCCAGTGGTTCTCCACCTTAGACTTGAAATCAGGTTACCATCAAGTTGAGGTtgcggaggaggacagagagaaaacggCCTTCTCGTATGGGCAGGGACTGTATCAGTTTAAAGTGATGAGTTTTGGTCTGGTGAATGCCCCGGCCACCTTTGAGCGTCGAATGGAGCGTGTGTTGGATGGGTTGCTGTGGAAAAGCGCCCTGGTGTACTTGGACGATGTGCTAGTGTACGGGAATTCGTTCAAGGGGGCTCTGGAGAGGCTTAAGACAGTGTTGGACAGGTTCAGGGGGGCAAATGTGAAACTCAGTCCAAAGAAGTGTAGCCTGTTCCAGAGGGAAGTGACGTTTCTGGGTCACATAGTgagtagtgagggagtgaaaacaGACCCTGGTAAGGTAGAGTCAGTTAAGGAGTGGCCAGTGCCGCGCAGTGTGACGGAAGTGCGCGGGTTCCTTGGGTTGTGTACGTACTACCGGAGGTTTGTGAAGGGTTTTGCGCAAATTGCGGTGCCACTCCATCACTTGACTCGTAAAGGGGCATGCTTTCACTGGAGCGAGGACTGCCAACGTGCCTTTGAAACTCTGAAAGAGGCTCTCGCTAACGCCCCTGTGTTACCGTACCCGGATCCAATGAAACCATACGTGTTGGATTGTGATGCGAGTGCTGAGGGAGTAGGAGCCGTCTTGTCCCAGGAGAAAGACGGACAAGAGTGGGTCGTCTCCTACTTCAGCAGGAAGTTCTCAGCCCCTGAAAGGAACTATTGCGTCACTCGTAAGGAGTTGTTGGCAGTGATCCTGGCCATTGATCACTTCCATCCTTACTTGTACGGGGCCAGATTCAAGATTAGGACAGACCATGCTGCTCTGAGGTGGCTGAAAACCCTCAGAAACCCGGAGGGGCAGCTGGCCAGGTGGATTGGCAAGCTGGAGCAGCATGACTACAACATCGAATACCGGCCTGGAAAAAAT GCTGCCGGTCTTGTCAGTGACACTGAGTGGGGAGAGGACCTCAAACAGGCCCAGCGACAGGACGCTGATATCGGGCCCATAGTGACACTGcgggaagaaggcgaagaaaaacCGCCATGGGAAAGCGTGGCCCCGCTAAGCCCTGCCGCCAAGGCGTTGTGGCAACAATGGGCAGTGTTGCGAGTGAGTGACGGTGTGCTGCAATGGCGGTGGGAGTCATGTGACGGCGGTGTGGCCTTCTGGCAAACAATTGTCCCTGTGAATATGAGGGAGGCCTTAGTGCGCGAGGCTCACGGTGGAAATGCAAGTGGTCACTTCGGTGTGAGGAAAACGCTAGGGCGGTTAAAGCAGCGGGTTTATTGGGTAGGCATGCGGAAGGACGTTAGTGAATGGTGCAAAGTGTGTGACGTGTGCTGTGGGAAGATGGGCCCCGGGAGAAAGACAGTTGCTCCCTTACAGGTGTATCAGGTTGGGGCACCTATGGAGAGGGTGGCAGTGGACATCCTGGGTCCGTTCCCTCAGACACTGAGAGGTaaccgctttgtgtgtgtgaccatggaCTACTTCACTAAATGGCCGGAAGCGTATCCGCTGCCAAACCATGAGGCTGCCACCGTGGCAGGTGTGTTAGTGGACGAGTTCTTCGCCCGGTTTGGCGTGCCGCACGAGCTGCACTCTGACCAGGGCAGGGAGTTTGAGTCAGCAGTATTCCGGGAGTGCTGCCAGTTGCTGGGCGTCAAGAAAACTCGTACTACACCCCTGCGGCCGCAGTCGGATGGCATGGTGGAACGCTACAACCGCACGTTGGGGCAGGAGTTGGCCAAATATTGCCAAGAAGGGCAGGAGGACTGGGACTTAAAAATCCCCCTGCTTCTCTTGGCCTACCGGTCCGCCGTGCATGAGGTGACCGGTTACACGCCAGCCCGGCTGATGTGTGGGCGGGAGCTCCGGCTACCAGTGGACCTCGTGACTGGCAGGCCGCCGGACGAAGACCtgcccactaccatcacccagTACGCTACAGCCCTACAGGACCGTCTCCGGGAGGTGCACCATCAGGTGAGGGGTAACCTGAAGGTGTCCGGTGAGGCGATGAAGGACCGGTACGACCGCCGGGCAACGGCACCACCCTTTAGCGAGGGGGATCAGGTGTGGCTGCACAACCCTCGGCGTAAGAAAGGATTGTTCCCTAAGCTCCAGAGCCCCTGGGAGGGGCCATACGTGGTGGAGAAGGTCATCTCGGACGTCACCTTCAGGATACGCCAAGGGCCAAGGAAGCGGGCACTGGTGGTGCACGCTGACAGGCTCTGGGGTTACCATGGCCCTGGAAGCTTCTCCTGGGGAGAGCGAGCTGCTCTCCTGAccagtgacgaagaggaggacaaggacaagggccTTGGGGACGACGAGCCcctggtgatggaggatgacGGAGACCTGGACCTGAGAGAGCCTGAgccgctggtgatggaggaaggtggagcggATGAGTTGTGTCCCTTGGAGGGGGCACTGGCGGATGTCGACGCTGGACCTGTAGTAGGGAGACCCAGACGGGAGCGGCATCCACCCAAATGGAGTGAGGATTAtgttctttgttga